Proteins encoded within one genomic window of Streptomyces kaniharaensis:
- a CDS encoding AfsR/SARP family transcriptional regulator, with translation MMKFNILGPLEVLDRGIPCTPSALKVRWTLAILLMNANRIVDLGLIIEEIWGGSPPRTVVTTAQTYIYQLRKLCRPQGRDVILTKAPGYVLLLGEEELDAQEFERLHTEGDRLLAAGNPEAAAERLRQALGLWRGTALADIPVGGVLAGHVAVLEEMRMRALEHRILADQQLGRHRELIPELRLLTLNQPLNEWYHEQLMLALDAAGRRSEALHVYRTLYRRLDEDLGITPSRPVRDLHNELLSGTVPARQQFRAAAARAVEQGLRARSA, from the coding sequence ATGATGAAGTTCAACATTCTGGGCCCGCTGGAAGTCCTCGACCGGGGAATTCCGTGCACCCCGAGCGCGCTGAAGGTCCGCTGGACGCTGGCGATCCTGCTGATGAACGCCAACCGGATCGTCGACCTCGGCCTCATCATCGAGGAGATCTGGGGCGGCAGCCCGCCGCGGACGGTGGTCACCACCGCACAGACCTACATCTACCAACTGCGCAAGCTCTGTCGCCCCCAGGGGCGTGACGTCATCCTCACCAAGGCCCCCGGCTACGTGCTGCTGCTGGGGGAGGAGGAGCTCGACGCCCAGGAGTTCGAGCGCCTGCACACCGAAGGGGACCGCCTGCTGGCCGCCGGCAACCCCGAGGCCGCCGCGGAACGGCTGCGGCAGGCGCTGGGCCTGTGGCGGGGCACCGCGCTGGCCGACATCCCGGTGGGCGGCGTGCTCGCCGGCCACGTCGCGGTCCTGGAGGAGATGCGCATGCGAGCCCTGGAGCACCGCATCCTGGCCGACCAGCAACTCGGTCGCCATCGCGAACTCATCCCGGAGCTACGGCTGTTGACGCTCAACCAGCCGCTCAACGAGTGGTATCACGAGCAGCTCATGCTCGCCCTGGACGCCGCCGGGCGGCGCAGCGAGGCGCTGCACGTCTACCGCACGCTCTACCGCAGGCTCGACGAGGACCTCGGGATCACCCCGTCGCGGCCGGTGCGGGACCTGCACAACGAGCTGCTGAGCGGCACCGTGCCCGCGCGGCAGCAGTTCCGGGCAGCTGCCGCGCGGGCGGTGGAGCAGGGCCTGCGGGCCCGGTCGGCCTAG
- a CDS encoding response regulator transcription factor: MSPVNTRPTVLVVEGNVLLRTGLRALLSAESDLALHAAVGDVDQALEVLAGQRVDVVVYGAGESAADTERALGRLLDRGARVVVLSRQERPGEMEMYLNSGVSAYLTEDAAGECLCPVIRGLTADRERVYIMASRSGLGWMAGQRGGQLSGREREVMGLVANGLSNSDIAGRLCISPGTVKRHLRNVFVKLNAVSRIDAVNKARAAAMLVPAGHRA, translated from the coding sequence GTGTCACCTGTCAACACCCGTCCGACGGTCCTGGTCGTCGAGGGAAACGTTTTGCTGCGCACGGGGCTCCGGGCGCTGCTGTCCGCCGAGAGCGACCTCGCCCTCCACGCCGCCGTGGGCGACGTGGACCAGGCGCTGGAGGTCCTCGCGGGGCAGCGGGTGGACGTCGTGGTGTACGGGGCGGGCGAGTCGGCGGCCGACACCGAGCGGGCCCTCGGGCGGCTGCTCGACCGGGGCGCCCGGGTGGTCGTGCTGAGCCGTCAGGAGCGCCCGGGCGAGATGGAGATGTACCTCAATTCCGGGGTGAGCGCCTACCTGACCGAGGACGCCGCCGGCGAGTGCCTGTGCCCGGTGATCCGGGGCCTGACCGCCGACCGGGAGCGGGTGTACATCATGGCCTCGCGCTCCGGCCTCGGCTGGATGGCCGGCCAGCGCGGCGGGCAGCTCTCCGGCCGGGAGCGCGAGGTCATGGGGCTGGTCGCGAACGGGCTGAGCAACTCGGACATCGCCGGGCGGCTCTGCATCTCGCCCGGGACGGTCAAGCGCCATCTCCGGAACGTCTTCGTCAAGCTCAACGCGGTCTCCCGGATCGACGCCGTCAACAAGGCCCGGGCCGCCGCCATGCTGGTGCCGGCGGGCCACCGGGCCTGA